The Nitrogeniibacter aestuarii genome has a window encoding:
- a CDS encoding cytochrome b yields MSKQPRYGTGAIAIHWLHALLVFFLIGWGLWMADLPKGPDRGWAFGIHKSFGLLAIILIAVRLGWRIGHPPPPPNPALSPKENRLASLGHLGLYGLLILVPLAGLTSVNFTKYPLKFFGIEIPKFGYPDEAINHLFSTTHQWLAYGLIALVVIHVAAAIHHGIRRDGTLQRMAPHPNRKSADG; encoded by the coding sequence ATGAGCAAGCAGCCCCGGTACGGCACGGGCGCCATTGCAATCCACTGGCTGCATGCGCTGCTTGTTTTCTTCCTGATCGGATGGGGCCTGTGGATGGCCGATCTGCCCAAGGGGCCTGACCGTGGCTGGGCGTTTGGGATTCACAAGTCGTTTGGTCTGCTGGCCATCATCTTGATCGCTGTGCGCCTCGGATGGCGAATCGGGCACCCCCCACCCCCGCCGAATCCGGCGCTCAGCCCCAAGGAGAATCGTCTGGCGAGTCTTGGCCATCTGGGCTTGTACGGGCTACTGATTCTGGTGCCGCTTGCAGGCCTGACGTCGGTCAATTTCACCAAGTACCCGCTCAAGTTTTTCGGTATCGAGATTCCGAAATTCGGATATCCGGATGAAGCGATCAACCACCTGTTCAGCACCACTCACCAGTGGCTTGCCTATGGACTGATTGCCCTGGTCGTGATTCACGTGGCAGCAGCCATTCATCACGGCATCCGGCGAGATGGCACATTACAACGGATGGCCCCACACCCAAATCGAAAATCCGCAGACGGGTGA
- a CDS encoding beta-propeller fold lactonase family protein, with amino-acid sequence MAYVPNEVSGTVSVVDTTTDKVVKNLKVSERPRGIAVSPDGKRLYITNTPTEALIVYNLETESVEHSWKVGDSPEGASLSTDGKYAAVAVEEDNSIVLIDTTTGEQLKHIKVEGENPEHAVFSPDGKWIYASAEDAEQVDVIDVEKREQIGHIPVGKRPRGIAFVPDGSRAYVACELADTVYAIDVATHSVITPIKAGKFSNGLVVTPDGKRVFVSNGKDRTVMAIDTATNTVIGTMPVGKRPWNMAITPDGKKVYVANGRSDSVTVMDAVELKTLSEIPVGERPWGVVIK; translated from the coding sequence ATGGCTTACGTGCCCAACGAAGTATCGGGAACCGTCAGCGTGGTGGACACCACAACCGACAAGGTCGTCAAAAACCTCAAGGTCAGTGAGCGGCCGCGCGGCATCGCGGTGTCGCCTGATGGCAAACGCCTCTATATCACCAACACGCCCACCGAGGCGCTCATCGTCTATAACCTTGAGACCGAGTCGGTGGAACACAGCTGGAAGGTTGGCGACTCCCCCGAAGGCGCCAGCCTGTCGACAGATGGCAAATATGCGGCCGTTGCGGTCGAAGAGGACAACAGTATTGTCCTCATCGACACCACCACGGGTGAACAGCTCAAGCACATCAAGGTCGAGGGTGAGAATCCGGAGCACGCAGTGTTCAGCCCGGACGGCAAATGGATTTACGCCAGTGCCGAAGATGCTGAGCAAGTTGACGTGATCGACGTCGAAAAGCGCGAACAGATCGGTCACATTCCAGTGGGCAAGCGCCCACGGGGTATCGCGTTTGTGCCCGACGGCAGTCGTGCCTACGTAGCGTGCGAGCTCGCCGATACCGTGTACGCAATCGACGTGGCAACGCACTCGGTCATCACGCCGATCAAGGCTGGCAAATTCTCTAACGGTCTTGTCGTCACGCCCGATGGAAAACGCGTCTTTGTCTCCAACGGCAAGGACCGCACCGTCATGGCGATCGACACCGCAACCAACACGGTCATCGGCACGATGCCCGTTGGCAAGCGCCCGTGGAACATGGCCATCACGCCAGACGGCAAGAAAGTCTATGTTGCCAACGGCCGCTCGGATTCGGTAACCGTCATGGACGCGGTCGAGTTGAAAACCCTGAGCGAGATCCCAGTAGGTGAGCGTCCCTGGGGTGTCGTAATCAAATGA
- a CDS encoding substrate-binding periplasmic protein, whose translation MKSKTTFRALLLSAGLVLGAATSVVAAEAPQTQEEGRLRIAVYNDYPPYSNEGKGVDVAIGKELAKRLGLQADIVSFTADEDMNDDLRNMVWKGHYLGTRPADVMLHVPVDNYLASRNEQVKIFGPYHLETMAIARNPQRVPPVVGSAARALEVFTREKIGVEIASLGDDFMLSILNGRLRENVSHFPNVSQAVEAMKNGEVAAVMGTRAELESALGNQSTYEISSVEMPELRIKGWPLGMAVKAENDSLEQALSVAMQEIQRDGTLSKIFEAHGLTHRTP comes from the coding sequence ATGAAGAGTAAGACCACCTTTCGCGCGCTCTTGCTGAGCGCGGGTCTGGTACTCGGTGCGGCCACCTCCGTGGTCGCCGCCGAGGCGCCCCAGACTCAAGAGGAGGGTCGTCTTCGCATCGCTGTCTACAACGATTACCCGCCCTACTCCAATGAGGGCAAGGGTGTCGACGTTGCCATCGGTAAGGAACTGGCCAAGCGCCTGGGACTGCAGGCCGATATCGTCAGCTTCACAGCCGACGAAGACATGAATGACGATCTGCGCAACATGGTCTGGAAGGGGCACTATCTGGGCACTCGTCCGGCCGATGTCATGCTGCATGTGCCGGTGGACAACTACCTGGCGAGCCGGAACGAACAGGTCAAGATCTTTGGCCCGTACCATCTCGAGACCATGGCCATCGCCCGCAACCCGCAGCGCGTCCCGCCCGTGGTCGGCTCCGCTGCGCGTGCCCTCGAGGTCTTCACCCGCGAAAAGATCGGCGTTGAAATTGCCAGTCTCGGCGACGACTTCATGCTCTCCATTCTCAATGGTCGCCTGCGCGAAAACGTCTCCCACTTCCCCAACGTTTCCCAAGCCGTCGAAGCCATGAAGAACGGTGAAGTCGCGGCGGTGATGGGCACACGTGCGGAACTCGAAAGCGCCTTGGGCAATCAGAGCACCTACGAGATCTCGTCAGTGGAAATGCCGGAGCTGCGAATCAAGGGCTGGCCCCTTGGCATGGCGGTCAAGGCGGAAAATGATTCGCTGGAGCAAGCCCTGTCCGTCGCAATGCAGGAAATCCAGCGAGACGGTACCCTGTCGAAGATCTTCGAGGCTCACGGTCTGACCCACCGTACGCCCTGA
- the pedF gene encoding cytochrome c-550 PedF produces MFARAATCAAVFSLALGATQVAAHGDVTPQAVDVSTLKPIGEEWLTANPYRGDKEAIRIGTSAYNQNCARCHGLEAISGGIAPDLRYLPAGDEGDEIFLNRIRHGSVRGGRVYMPPFEGILQQEAMWSIRSYLETVHEE; encoded by the coding sequence ATGTTTGCCCGTGCCGCGACCTGCGCGGCTGTCTTCTCTCTGGCGCTGGGCGCGACCCAGGTTGCCGCTCACGGTGACGTGACCCCGCAGGCGGTCGATGTCTCCACGCTCAAACCCATCGGCGAGGAATGGCTGACTGCCAATCCGTACCGTGGCGACAAGGAGGCCATCCGTATCGGCACCTCTGCCTACAACCAGAACTGTGCCCGGTGTCACGGCCTGGAGGCCATTTCGGGCGGTATCGCTCCGGATCTGCGTTACCTGCCGGCCGGTGACGAGGGCGACGAGATTTTCCTGAATCGCATCCGTCACGGTTCTGTCCGCGGTGGCCGCGTCTACATGCCTCCGTTCGAAGGCATCCTGCAGCAGGAAGCCATGTGGTCGATCCGCTCCTACCTGGAGACGGTGCATGAAGAGTAA
- a CDS encoding sigma-54-dependent Fis family transcriptional regulator: MEQSSDLRRLDQIEQARRLFFERNDRPETLVGAGVLRSWERCRRTGLSEKAQSSIGDPVSDSHLRELRERNHRFLSHGLGIVESLYQQVRDSGSVVLLADATGMLLHRVGDTGFVNRADRVALTPGASWDETLRGTNAVGTAIVDQTPTEIFGCEHFLPQNGFLTCSASPVFDPHGALMGVLDISGDSRLYQSHTLGLVRMGAQLLERNLFDAEFASDLLVSLYLNPDQVGCVQEAVLAVSTDGQVLGASQACLELLGVARSNLSQADFSMLFKTPLGQLIDRANGNPTALIALETLSGSRMYARVRGNYSMISNASRRSRVTQVTSEESPLQKTASLKVAPAPVSEASGPLTLEDLRTGDLRMGLAIDRAIRISGKDIPILIQGESGAGKEVFAKAFHYSGPRAAGEFVALNCAAIPENLIESELFGYVGGAFTGARKEGAIGKIQQAHGGTLFLDEIGDMPLHLQARLLRVLQERSVIPVGGTKPIAVDISLVCATHRTLRSEIAAGRFREDLYYRVNGLTVTLPALRERNDLQSLIETLLRIEGEGRGLTVSAAAMDCFRGYDWPGNIRQLHNTLRLAVALLDDDEAVIGVEHLPEELFSFDHSEMREPMTQPSLRPAPMPGVSGTGMARLAVIEREAIDQALAASNGNISQAARRLGISRNTLYRKLGRL, from the coding sequence ATGGAGCAGTCATCTGATTTGCGTCGCCTCGACCAGATCGAGCAGGCGCGTCGGTTGTTCTTTGAGCGCAATGACCGTCCTGAGACGCTGGTCGGTGCGGGCGTGCTCAGGTCGTGGGAGCGATGCCGCCGCACCGGACTGAGCGAAAAGGCGCAGTCTAGCATCGGCGATCCGGTCAGCGACAGCCATTTGCGGGAGTTGCGCGAGCGCAATCACCGCTTTCTCTCCCACGGGCTCGGTATCGTCGAGTCTCTCTATCAGCAGGTGCGTGACTCGGGCAGCGTTGTCCTGCTCGCAGACGCGACGGGCATGTTGCTTCACAGGGTCGGTGATACTGGTTTTGTAAATCGGGCCGATCGTGTGGCCCTGACGCCCGGCGCTTCGTGGGACGAGACCTTGAGAGGCACGAACGCCGTGGGTACGGCGATTGTCGACCAGACGCCCACCGAGATCTTCGGGTGCGAGCATTTCCTGCCGCAGAACGGCTTCCTGACCTGCAGTGCGTCTCCCGTTTTTGACCCGCATGGCGCACTGATGGGGGTGCTCGACATCTCTGGCGACTCCCGTCTCTATCAAAGTCACACCTTGGGGCTGGTACGGATGGGCGCGCAGTTGCTGGAGCGCAATCTGTTTGACGCCGAGTTTGCGTCTGACCTGCTTGTTTCCCTCTACTTGAACCCCGATCAGGTCGGGTGTGTTCAAGAGGCTGTGCTCGCGGTGTCCACCGACGGCCAGGTTCTGGGCGCCAGTCAGGCCTGCCTTGAACTGCTGGGTGTGGCGCGTAGCAATTTGTCCCAAGCCGACTTCAGTATGCTGTTCAAAACGCCGTTAGGTCAGTTGATCGACCGCGCCAACGGCAACCCGACTGCACTGATTGCACTCGAAACGCTGAGTGGCTCACGAATGTATGCACGAGTGAGGGGCAATTACTCAATGATTTCCAATGCTTCGCGTCGTAGTCGCGTCACCCAGGTCACGAGCGAAGAGTCCCCGCTGCAGAAGACGGCGTCCCTCAAGGTGGCCCCGGCCCCGGTGAGCGAGGCGTCCGGGCCTTTGACTCTTGAGGATTTGCGTACCGGTGATCTGCGAATGGGTCTGGCCATCGATCGCGCCATTCGAATCTCGGGCAAGGATATTCCGATCCTGATTCAGGGGGAATCCGGCGCCGGCAAAGAAGTGTTTGCCAAGGCGTTTCACTACAGCGGACCGCGTGCAGCTGGCGAGTTCGTGGCGCTCAACTGTGCCGCCATTCCTGAGAATCTCATTGAGTCGGAGTTGTTCGGCTACGTGGGCGGAGCTTTCACGGGGGCGCGCAAGGAAGGGGCGATCGGCAAGATTCAGCAAGCGCACGGCGGTACGCTGTTCCTTGACGAAATCGGAGATATGCCGCTGCATCTGCAGGCGCGCCTGCTGCGCGTGCTGCAGGAGCGCAGCGTGATTCCCGTGGGCGGAACCAAGCCCATTGCCGTGGATATTTCGCTCGTGTGCGCGACGCACCGAACGCTGAGATCCGAAATTGCCGCCGGACGATTCCGCGAGGATCTGTATTACCGGGTCAATGGCCTGACGGTAACCCTGCCGGCGCTGCGTGAGCGCAACGATCTGCAATCGCTCATTGAAACCCTGCTGCGCATCGAAGGGGAAGGGCGGGGGCTGACAGTGTCCGCGGCGGCCATGGATTGTTTCCGGGGGTATGACTGGCCTGGCAACATCCGGCAACTGCACAACACGCTGCGGCTTGCAGTGGCGCTGCTCGACGATGACGAAGCGGTCATAGGTGTCGAGCACCTGCCGGAGGAGCTCTTCTCTTTCGATCACTCTGAAATGCGCGAGCCGATGACGCAGCCAAGCTTGCGTCCGGCACCGATGCCGGGCGTGTCCGGGACGGGGATGGCGCGCCTGGCAGTGATCGAGCGCGAGGCAATCGACCAGGCCCTGGCCGCTTCCAACGGCAACATCTCCCAGGCTGCGCGTCGTCTGGGGATCAGTCGCAATACGCTCTATCGGAAACTCGGGCGCCTCTGA
- a CDS encoding Crp/Fnr family transcriptional regulator — protein MTLDKIELFEGLPEDQLESLAQHMRQRVYPAGAIVVNEGDEAHGMFIVDTGALKVFVTEENGKEVTLSLLGPEDYFGELALLDEAPRSASVITVEKTTLLQISRADFNEVITANPACMQIIMRNLVGRIRELTDNVRALALIDVFGRISRVFDSMAEPEGDMRIIRRRMTQQDLANLVGASREMVNRILRELVAGDYIEIHHQYMLLKRKLPARW, from the coding sequence ATGACGCTCGACAAGATTGAACTTTTCGAAGGACTGCCCGAAGACCAGCTCGAGAGTCTGGCGCAACACATGCGTCAGCGGGTTTATCCAGCTGGCGCCATTGTCGTCAATGAGGGCGACGAGGCCCACGGCATGTTCATTGTCGACACCGGCGCGCTCAAGGTCTTCGTGACAGAGGAAAACGGCAAGGAAGTCACCCTCTCGCTCCTCGGGCCCGAAGACTATTTCGGTGAACTGGCCCTGCTCGACGAGGCGCCCCGCTCGGCATCGGTCATCACGGTTGAAAAAACCACCTTGCTGCAGATTTCGCGTGCAGACTTCAATGAGGTCATCACCGCCAACCCGGCGTGCATGCAGATCATCATGCGCAATCTGGTTGGCCGCATCCGCGAACTGACTGACAACGTGCGGGCACTCGCGTTGATCGATGTTTTCGGTCGCATTTCGCGCGTCTTCGACTCAATGGCGGAACCTGAAGGTGACATGCGCATCATTCGGCGGCGCATGACCCAACAGGATCTGGCGAATCTGGTTGGCGCGTCGCGCGAGATGGTCAACCGGATCCTGCGCGAACTGGTCGCAGGGGACTACATCGAAATCCACCACCAGTACATGCTGCTCAAACGAAAACTGCCTGCCCGATGGTAA
- a CDS encoding CHASE2 domain-containing protein, translating to MYDYGIDWQEISGLSRLWKRTLLLVVLSVIGVGALWLTPLQGLERSTGLTALYAFRGIRTPPDSVVIVALDARSAQQLGVPRRPDLWPRRLHAAMIDGLYDSGAVAIGFDLLFEQEGDPQDDQALASALRRAGNVVLAERVVRHLIHAEEGELLAGMDRLIRPFDLLAEAAWVTAPFLLPKTLDGVFEFWTFPTGAGGNPSMPVRLYERWASHHGHQSDYPAGAGDRLALNLYGPFGTVPIISYADALKRFSAGTRLPEVADKVVLVGLAEPNQSLQFDAYRTPYSTPDGVDINGVELAATAIANMAEGSSLIRLAGSSAFMLVCLWTAFLAVMWSVARADVAAVGSVIGVAAYGVAAVGLFTVLFVWPPLIFPMLVAPIVVAGIGMALKYRFARGRKRRLQQLIGNDERGGALSRLGRMLDTRPEGRVVRAVCLSSDIAAYTSRAEGMSPSDARDMLNQYLAEFLPIVESHGGDVTDLVGDSLMSLWVVGHDEAGACRSAVEAALQLNEKMNRIGGEGTLPTRFGLHLGDVFFGELGVGERLEIRPVGDVVNTASRVQSACKTLGVNMLASELVTRYLDAERVCAVGAFRFKGKSEPVPLSMLDLSDLPAELKHRFEAALALFLAEQIEEAKSAFAAISDQWPSYVPAHFFLKACVVPALRDGGTVVLTRA from the coding sequence TTGTATGATTACGGTATTGATTGGCAGGAGATTAGCGGTTTGAGCCGCCTTTGGAAACGTACCCTGTTACTGGTTGTATTGTCCGTGATCGGCGTCGGCGCGCTTTGGCTGACACCGCTGCAGGGCCTTGAACGTAGTACCGGCCTGACAGCCCTCTATGCATTTCGTGGTATCCGCACCCCTCCTGATTCAGTCGTCATTGTAGCCTTGGATGCCCGGTCTGCGCAGCAATTGGGCGTGCCGCGCCGGCCTGACCTCTGGCCCCGCCGATTACATGCGGCCATGATTGATGGCCTTTACGACAGCGGGGCTGTCGCAATCGGCTTTGATCTGCTGTTCGAGCAGGAAGGTGATCCGCAGGACGATCAGGCGTTGGCGAGCGCACTTCGGCGCGCTGGCAATGTCGTGCTGGCCGAGCGAGTGGTCAGGCATCTGATTCATGCGGAGGAAGGCGAGTTGCTGGCCGGCATGGATCGGCTCATCCGTCCGTTCGACCTTCTTGCGGAGGCGGCCTGGGTGACTGCGCCGTTTTTGTTACCCAAGACGCTCGATGGCGTTTTCGAATTCTGGACGTTTCCCACCGGCGCGGGTGGCAATCCGTCCATGCCGGTACGGCTCTATGAGCGCTGGGCGAGTCACCATGGCCACCAAAGCGATTATCCCGCCGGGGCAGGTGACCGGCTGGCGCTCAACTTGTATGGCCCGTTCGGTACCGTGCCGATCATCTCCTACGCCGATGCCCTCAAGCGTTTCTCGGCTGGAACGCGGCTGCCCGAGGTGGCAGACAAGGTGGTGCTGGTGGGGCTGGCCGAACCCAACCAGTCTCTCCAGTTCGATGCCTATCGCACGCCCTACAGTACGCCCGATGGTGTGGACATCAACGGCGTCGAACTGGCTGCGACGGCGATTGCCAACATGGCCGAAGGCAGCTCGCTGATTCGTCTTGCCGGGTCTTCCGCATTCATGCTGGTTTGCCTGTGGACCGCTTTTCTGGCTGTGATGTGGAGTGTCGCCCGTGCCGACGTTGCTGCCGTCGGCAGCGTCATTGGCGTTGCTGCCTACGGCGTCGCTGCGGTGGGTCTATTTACGGTGTTGTTCGTCTGGCCGCCGCTGATCTTCCCGATGCTGGTTGCACCGATTGTCGTTGCCGGTATCGGCATGGCCCTGAAGTACCGGTTTGCCCGCGGCCGCAAACGCAGACTTCAGCAACTGATTGGCAACGACGAGCGAGGTGGTGCGCTCTCAAGACTGGGACGAATGCTGGACACCCGTCCGGAAGGCCGGGTTGTGCGTGCCGTATGCCTGAGCAGCGATATTGCAGCTTATACCTCGCGGGCTGAGGGAATGTCGCCCTCAGATGCTCGTGACATGCTCAATCAATACTTGGCTGAGTTTTTGCCTATCGTGGAGTCGCACGGGGGGGATGTCACTGACCTCGTGGGCGATTCGTTGATGAGTCTCTGGGTGGTCGGGCACGACGAGGCGGGCGCGTGTCGCAGTGCCGTTGAGGCTGCGCTTCAGTTGAACGAGAAAATGAACCGGATCGGCGGCGAAGGGACCTTGCCCACCCGCTTCGGACTGCACCTGGGTGACGTGTTTTTCGGCGAGCTGGGGGTCGGTGAGCGTCTTGAAATCCGTCCTGTGGGTGATGTCGTCAATACGGCGAGCCGGGTGCAGAGTGCGTGTAAAACACTCGGCGTTAACATGCTGGCGTCTGAATTGGTGACCCGCTATCTCGATGCGGAGCGAGTCTGTGCGGTCGGGGCATTTCGTTTCAAGGGCAAATCTGAACCCGTGCCGCTATCGATGCTGGATCTGAGTGATTTGCCAGCTGAGCTCAAACATCGCTTCGAGGCCGCTCTGGCACTTTTTCTGGCGGAGCAGATCGAGGAGGCGAAGTCAGCGTTTGCGGCGATTTCGGACCAGTGGCCCAGCTATGTTCCAGCACACTTCTTTCTAAAGGCCTGTGTCGTACCGGCATTGCGTGATGGCGGGACGGTGGTGCTGACCCGGGCTTGA